The Oceaniferula flava genome has a window encoding:
- the ykgO gene encoding type B 50S ribosomal protein L36, which produces MKVLSSLLSMKKRHTDCQVVKRKGTLYVICKSNPKFKARQGATKGTRLSKKGVK; this is translated from the coding sequence ATGAAAGTTCTTTCCTCACTTCTCTCCATGAAAAAGCGCCACACTGATTGCCAGGTGGTGAAGCGTAAAGGCACGCTCTACGTGATCTGCAAGAGCAACCCTAAGTTCAAAGCCCGTCAAGGTGCTACCAAGGGAACTCGCCTGAGCAAAAAAGGCGTGAAGTAA
- the serA gene encoding phosphoglycerate dehydrogenase has translation MAKQRILVSDPISDIGVDLLRNHPEIEVDVNTGLSPEELLKIIPSYHGLIIRSQTKVTAEVLAAATELKAVGRAGVGVDNVDRDAATNHGVIVMNTPTGNTISTAELAFTLMLSAARNIGPAHAGVLAGDFPAARKAYKGIEINNKRLAVIGMGRIGAEFAKRAQAFGMTVVAYDPFLTQARADQLKVELAESPDAALTGADVVTLHVPMTDDTKHIINADRLALMNKGALVVNCARGGLIDEAALKAAIESGHIAGCGLDVYEDEPPSADHPLFNLPKHVSFTPHLGASTNEAQENVGIQVAEQLRDFLTTGEIRNAINMPSLDAAALSEIGGYLDLATSLGKFLAKLGPANPDSIRVSYHGELAEKDTSLISRTVLTGYLEAARPDGQVNIVNSPAVARDMGLETVESTITAQTEYAELIVAELRKDGKKFRVAGTIIGQSPRIVEIDHLFVDTNIKGNFLIVRNDDRPGIVGLVGSALGSAGLNIANLSLARNKSEGNALNVIELDTSPSAEIVASLSDAPGVLSVTAIEI, from the coding sequence ATGGCCAAGCAGCGCATTCTCGTTTCAGACCCTATTTCAGACATCGGTGTAGATCTTCTTCGCAACCACCCGGAGATCGAGGTGGACGTGAACACCGGCCTCAGCCCGGAGGAGTTGCTGAAAATCATTCCATCCTACCATGGCCTGATCATCCGCTCCCAGACAAAGGTCACTGCCGAGGTGCTGGCCGCCGCCACCGAGCTGAAAGCCGTCGGCCGTGCTGGTGTCGGCGTTGATAACGTCGATCGTGATGCGGCTACCAACCACGGTGTGATCGTGATGAACACCCCCACCGGGAACACCATCTCCACCGCCGAGCTAGCCTTCACCCTGATGCTCTCCGCAGCCCGCAACATCGGTCCCGCCCACGCGGGAGTGCTGGCTGGCGACTTCCCTGCTGCACGCAAGGCTTACAAAGGGATCGAAATCAACAACAAGCGGCTCGCCGTCATCGGCATGGGCCGCATCGGCGCAGAGTTCGCCAAGCGCGCCCAAGCATTTGGCATGACCGTCGTGGCCTACGACCCCTTCCTGACTCAAGCCCGCGCCGACCAACTCAAGGTCGAGCTCGCCGAGAGCCCTGACGCAGCCCTCACCGGCGCCGACGTGGTGACTCTGCACGTGCCAATGACCGATGACACCAAGCACATCATCAACGCCGATCGCCTCGCCCTGATGAACAAGGGAGCCTTGGTGGTCAACTGCGCTCGCGGTGGCCTCATCGATGAAGCCGCACTGAAAGCCGCCATCGAATCCGGCCACATCGCCGGCTGCGGACTGGACGTTTACGAAGACGAGCCACCATCAGCCGACCACCCGCTATTCAACCTGCCAAAACATGTCTCCTTCACGCCGCACCTCGGAGCATCTACCAATGAAGCTCAGGAAAACGTCGGTATCCAAGTGGCCGAGCAGCTGCGCGACTTCCTCACCACCGGGGAGATCCGCAATGCGATCAACATGCCATCGCTCGATGCCGCGGCACTCAGCGAAATCGGCGGCTACCTCGATCTCGCCACCTCACTCGGCAAGTTCCTCGCCAAACTCGGCCCAGCCAATCCGGACTCCATCCGCGTTTCCTACCACGGAGAACTTGCGGAAAAGGACACATCCCTGATTTCCCGCACTGTGCTCACCGGTTACCTTGAAGCCGCCCGTCCGGACGGCCAGGTCAACATCGTGAACTCACCGGCAGTCGCCCGCGACATGGGGCTGGAAACCGTCGAGTCCACCATCACCGCCCAGACCGAATACGCCGAACTCATCGTCGCCGAGCTGCGCAAGGATGGTAAGAAATTCCGCGTCGCCGGCACCATCATCGGTCAGTCGCCACGGATCGTGGAAATCGATCACCTGTTCGTCGATACCAACATCAAGGGGAACTTCCTCATCGTGCGCAATGACGATCGCCCAGGCATCGTTGGCCTTGTCGGTAGTGCCCTCGGCTCCGCCGGCTTGAACATTGCCAACCTCTCGCTGGCACGGAACAAGTCCGAAGGCAATGCCCTCAATGTCATCGAGCTCGACACCAGCCCAAGCGCTGAAATCGTCGCCAGCTTATCCGACGCACCGGGCGTCCTCTCGGTCACTGCAATTGAAATTTAA
- a CDS encoding class I SAM-dependent methyltransferase → MATPAFSEEVPDTAPLAESLSQQIMTHGPMRFRDFMLAALYDSTRGYYSQPSQRVGKQGDFITSVSIGPCFGLILARRLADYWSKIGKPSAFHIIEPGAHDGALCHDLLTEARKNSPDFFQALHYHLIETSPSLRTQHAEKLAADFDGKFSSRSSFSEIQNVTGAILSNELIDAFPVDLIRRRHDQWQELRVDHGDDGLSFIETAIGDPALADFCHSLDQRASYPDGYPDGYPDGYTTEYNPGLRDFAESAGKTLERGLLITIDYGHHADDYYHPDRSKGTLQTYHQHQKSDNPLASPGEIDITCHVDFSRLEKEARLAGFHLLNLSTQASWLTHHAKSWLLELEQTLTAETPHLLRQFQTLTHPAMLGTRFMVLEMEKPATDRDLS, encoded by the coding sequence ATGGCAACCCCCGCTTTCAGTGAAGAAGTTCCAGATACCGCCCCCTTGGCTGAGTCGCTGAGTCAGCAGATCATGACCCACGGACCAATGCGGTTTCGCGATTTCATGCTGGCGGCACTTTATGACTCCACTCGCGGTTACTATTCCCAACCCAGTCAGCGTGTGGGCAAGCAGGGCGACTTCATCACCAGCGTCAGCATCGGCCCTTGTTTCGGACTGATCCTCGCAAGGAGACTGGCGGATTATTGGTCGAAAATTGGCAAACCATCTGCCTTTCACATCATCGAACCAGGGGCTCACGATGGCGCGCTGTGTCACGATCTCTTGACGGAAGCTCGCAAGAACAGCCCCGACTTTTTTCAGGCTCTGCACTACCACCTGATCGAAACCTCACCCAGCCTTCGCACCCAGCATGCGGAGAAGCTCGCGGCCGACTTCGATGGCAAGTTTAGCTCGCGGTCCTCATTCTCGGAAATCCAAAACGTCACCGGCGCCATTCTTTCCAACGAACTGATTGACGCCTTTCCGGTCGACCTCATCCGTCGTCGCCACGATCAATGGCAGGAGCTGCGGGTGGATCACGGTGACGACGGCCTAAGCTTCATCGAAACCGCTATCGGCGATCCAGCCTTGGCGGACTTCTGCCACTCGCTCGACCAACGAGCCAGCTACCCGGACGGCTACCCGGACGGCTACCCGGACGGCTACACCACGGAATACAACCCCGGCCTCAGAGACTTCGCCGAAAGCGCGGGGAAAACGCTTGAGCGTGGGCTGCTGATCACCATCGATTACGGCCACCATGCGGACGACTACTATCATCCGGACCGCAGTAAGGGCACCCTGCAAACCTACCACCAGCATCAGAAATCCGACAACCCACTGGCCAGCCCCGGGGAGATTGACATCACCTGCCATGTGGATTTTTCCCGCTTGGAAAAGGAAGCCCGTCTCGCCGGATTTCACCTGCTCAACCTGAGCACCCAGGCGAGCTGGCTGACTCATCACGCCAAGTCGTGGCTATTGGAACTGGAACAAACACTGACTGCGGAGACGCCCCACCTTTTACGCCAGTTCCAGACCTTGACCCACCCGGCGATGCTGGGAACCCGCTTCATGGTCTTGGAAATGGAAAAGCCTGCTACTGACAGAGATCTATCATAA
- a CDS encoding transglycosylase domain-containing protein, with protein MGKIRSSQGGARSGNSRKGRKRRFFKLKWLMYLFILGLILLGVGYFVFQIKTQPFKDKAAEYDLSMINDVEVVSLILDRKGRELGRIFVENRDVISIKDVPQTMVNALVSGEDQRFFEHDGVDRQGVLRAVWLNFKAGRQTQGASTLTQQLARNAFHLKEEADEQGWSGIERKAVEAFLAQRIEKRYSKSEILEFYLNRVPFGSGFYGIRSASLGYFGKEPQDLTVSECASLVGCIKNPTKISPLNNLEMNKKARNQVLKRMAAEGFLSDGESAELQEKEVVINPKPLQRGASHLYERIASDVRKRLGEDAMTQGGFTIHTTIDLDVQKAMEASLLKSLATAESVEGYDHPKYESYRREDGKPDYLQGAGLMMDNRSGAVIAYVGGRDFTHNQFDIVQLGRKPIGTAFFPFIYTAALEQKMSAASLLLDAPMNNRAIMLDGREGVLGEWGMEILHPQYEGEITMRRALEVSKIGASVRLGKSLGLGTVMETARKFGLTFPETKLLTRMLVGTDQFSLPDMVRAYSAFPNGGRTTNRMFMIDRIIDSSGSVRYQASKQSASDPILDEQTSFVMHSMLQSSLKSNSGGEGAPVLTDDPSLAGKTGTTYDFADNWYVGYNSQVTCAVWAGFLHGRRDPIYPGAFSRETVFPVWAASMNAAASEFRGQAIETPDGLVSLEICRASGLRKTKYCQEYKRNPVTGKETYASTAFREYFIEGTAPSGYCDVHGVVDGTLAKNYDFSADGTKASTSRAIPIQPKAPLLLGNDPYGTEQPDFVPRDAAAVSRGAGIVNFDQLDAEDKDAAIILDRPRRVSIQED; from the coding sequence ATGGGTAAAATTCGATCCAGTCAAGGAGGAGCGCGAAGCGGTAACAGCAGAAAGGGCCGCAAGAGACGATTCTTCAAGCTCAAATGGCTGATGTATTTATTCATCCTCGGACTCATCTTGCTGGGCGTGGGGTATTTTGTTTTCCAGATTAAGACCCAACCGTTCAAAGACAAGGCGGCGGAGTATGACTTGAGCATGATCAACGATGTTGAGGTGGTCAGTCTGATTCTCGATCGCAAAGGTCGGGAGCTCGGTCGGATCTTTGTGGAAAACCGAGATGTCATCAGCATTAAGGATGTGCCGCAGACGATGGTGAACGCGCTGGTGTCCGGTGAGGATCAGCGGTTTTTTGAACACGACGGGGTCGATCGCCAAGGTGTGCTTCGTGCTGTTTGGCTCAACTTCAAGGCTGGTCGACAGACTCAGGGGGCGAGCACCTTGACCCAGCAGTTGGCGCGGAATGCATTTCACCTCAAAGAAGAAGCGGACGAGCAAGGCTGGAGTGGGATCGAACGGAAGGCCGTGGAAGCCTTCCTCGCTCAGCGGATCGAGAAGCGCTACAGCAAATCCGAAATTCTCGAGTTCTACCTGAACCGGGTGCCCTTTGGTAGTGGCTTCTACGGTATCCGGTCGGCCTCACTGGGGTATTTCGGCAAGGAGCCTCAAGACCTGACCGTTTCCGAATGCGCCTCGTTAGTGGGGTGTATTAAAAACCCCACCAAGATCTCTCCTTTGAATAATCTGGAGATGAACAAAAAAGCCAGGAACCAGGTTCTTAAGCGGATGGCTGCGGAGGGGTTCCTCTCGGACGGAGAGAGTGCTGAACTGCAGGAAAAGGAAGTGGTGATCAATCCCAAACCTCTCCAGCGAGGTGCCTCGCACTTGTATGAACGCATTGCTTCCGACGTGCGTAAGCGTCTGGGTGAGGATGCCATGACCCAAGGCGGTTTTACCATTCACACGACGATCGATCTGGATGTCCAGAAGGCCATGGAGGCGAGCTTGCTCAAGAGCCTAGCCACCGCGGAATCCGTGGAGGGCTACGATCATCCCAAGTATGAATCGTATCGTCGGGAAGACGGTAAGCCAGACTACCTGCAGGGGGCTGGACTGATGATGGATAACCGGAGTGGCGCCGTGATCGCCTACGTGGGAGGTCGGGACTTCACCCACAACCAATTTGACATCGTGCAGCTGGGCCGCAAACCCATTGGTACTGCCTTTTTCCCCTTCATTTATACGGCTGCGCTCGAGCAAAAGATGTCGGCCGCCTCGCTTCTTCTAGATGCCCCGATGAACAACCGTGCCATCATGCTGGATGGTCGCGAAGGTGTGCTGGGTGAGTGGGGGATGGAGATTCTTCATCCTCAGTATGAAGGCGAAATTACGATGCGCCGTGCCCTTGAGGTCTCGAAAATTGGAGCTTCGGTGAGGTTGGGGAAATCTCTCGGTCTGGGCACTGTGATGGAGACGGCTCGCAAGTTCGGGCTGACATTTCCAGAAACGAAATTGCTTACCCGGATGCTGGTGGGCACCGATCAATTTTCGCTGCCGGACATGGTGCGTGCCTACTCCGCCTTTCCCAACGGCGGTAGAACGACCAACCGGATGTTCATGATCGATCGCATTATCGACTCTTCAGGATCGGTGCGTTATCAGGCAAGTAAGCAGTCGGCGTCCGATCCAATCTTGGACGAGCAGACATCTTTTGTCATGCACAGCATGCTGCAAAGTTCGCTGAAAAGTAATTCAGGAGGAGAAGGGGCCCCCGTCTTGACTGACGATCCGTCGTTGGCGGGAAAAACCGGCACCACCTATGATTTTGCAGATAACTGGTATGTAGGCTACAACAGCCAAGTGACCTGCGCCGTCTGGGCTGGCTTCCTTCATGGTCGTCGCGATCCAATTTACCCCGGAGCATTCAGTCGGGAAACCGTGTTTCCTGTTTGGGCTGCGAGCATGAATGCCGCGGCGAGTGAGTTCCGGGGGCAAGCCATCGAAACTCCTGACGGATTGGTGAGTTTGGAAATCTGCAGGGCCTCCGGCTTGCGCAAAACGAAATACTGCCAAGAGTATAAACGCAATCCAGTCACGGGGAAAGAGACCTATGCCAGCACAGCTTTTCGCGAGTATTTCATCGAGGGCACGGCTCCATCCGGATACTGCGATGTTCACGGGGTGGTTGATGGCACCTTGGCGAAAAATTATGATTTCAGTGCCGATGGCACCAAGGCATCGACGTCACGCGCCATCCCCATCCAGCCCAAGGCTCCGTTGCTCTTGGGGAACGATCCCTATGGCACCGAGCAGCCGGATTTTGTTCCCAGAGATGCTGCGGCGGTCAGTCGTGGTGCCGGCATTGTGAACTTTGATCAGCTTGACGCCGAGGACAAGGATGCGGCGATTATTCTCGATCGTCCGCGCCGCGTCAGTATTCAGGAGGACTGA
- a CDS encoding TonB-dependent receptor: MSDYQGRDTPSTYDKALRINLDAEKYGTFAEIGAGQEVGNWFFRVSASAGTVAKTISAYDMTMSDAIYGKAKRYVSRQRVASMLKYEYDLLVERLSAGRGDNTTFFSFCNTVRARGYQDTGECHGWLGIRLQLRPNTDACQILIHVRLLDDENVDQMEALGIIGVNLLYAAFYYRENLVNFTESLMDGLTKERVEVDMLKFSGKGFEMIDNRLCHLQLVRSGLTDAAMFLPDGEVVPPAEALYRKPLILLRGSFEPVTNLHMDMLKQTREVFQQNLPEDQRDATIELCEISMNNLLREGEVDHLAFIDRADALQALGKTVLISRCPEFHRIASYLSRYTTSPIGIVLSIGLLNELFKEKWSENLAGGILESFGRLFKNELSLYVYPWKNRKTKDLVTAENFQTPENLSHLYTYFREQGLIHPIPCGEDRLLDFTGRDIQRMIAEGDETWKSLVPEQARLAALHR, from the coding sequence ATGAGCGACTACCAAGGACGGGACACTCCGTCTACCTACGATAAAGCCCTGCGGATCAACCTGGATGCTGAGAAATACGGCACCTTTGCGGAGATTGGAGCCGGCCAAGAGGTGGGCAACTGGTTCTTTCGCGTTTCGGCCTCCGCTGGCACAGTGGCCAAGACTATTTCAGCTTATGACATGACCATGAGCGATGCCATCTACGGCAAAGCCAAGCGTTATGTGTCCCGTCAGCGTGTGGCGTCGATGCTGAAATATGAATACGATCTGCTGGTCGAGCGCCTCTCGGCCGGTCGCGGCGATAACACCACCTTTTTCTCCTTTTGCAACACCGTGCGCGCCCGGGGCTACCAAGACACCGGCGAGTGTCACGGCTGGCTGGGGATTCGGCTGCAGCTTCGTCCCAATACCGATGCCTGTCAGATCCTGATTCACGTCAGATTGCTGGACGACGAGAATGTCGACCAAATGGAGGCGCTTGGCATCATCGGGGTGAACCTGCTGTATGCCGCGTTCTATTACCGGGAGAACTTGGTGAACTTTACCGAGTCGCTGATGGACGGGCTGACCAAGGAGCGAGTGGAAGTGGATATGCTCAAGTTCAGTGGCAAGGGGTTTGAGATGATCGATAACCGTCTCTGCCACCTGCAGCTGGTGCGCAGCGGCCTCACCGATGCGGCGATGTTTCTCCCGGACGGCGAGGTGGTGCCACCGGCGGAGGCGCTGTATCGCAAACCTTTGATTCTACTGCGTGGCAGTTTTGAGCCGGTGACCAACCTGCACATGGACATGCTCAAGCAGACGCGTGAGGTCTTTCAACAGAACCTGCCCGAAGATCAGCGCGATGCCACCATCGAGCTCTGTGAGATTTCCATGAATAACCTGCTGCGTGAAGGGGAGGTGGATCACCTCGCCTTCATCGATCGCGCCGACGCCCTGCAAGCTCTGGGGAAAACGGTGCTGATCTCACGCTGCCCGGAGTTCCATCGCATTGCCAGCTACCTGAGCCGATACACCACCAGTCCGATTGGCATTGTGCTGAGCATCGGTCTGTTGAATGAATTGTTTAAGGAAAAGTGGTCGGAGAACCTTGCCGGCGGGATTTTGGAGTCGTTTGGGCGCTTGTTCAAAAACGAGCTGTCGCTCTACGTCTACCCGTGGAAAAACCGCAAGACCAAGGATTTGGTGACGGCCGAGAATTTCCAGACTCCGGAGAACCTCAGTCACCTCTACACCTACTTCCGCGAGCAGGGGCTGATTCATCCGATCCCTTGCGGCGAGGACCGACTGCTCGATTTCACCGGGCGCGATATTCAGAGAATGATTGCCGAGGGCGATGAAACATGGAAGTCTCTCGTGCCGGAACAGGCTCGATTAGCGGCATTGCATCGCTAG
- a CDS encoding GNAT family N-acetyltransferase translates to MSWGDVRGLLQYVPQFRGKVFVILVDAPVTALAETMLDLLSLQNIGVQLVIGSTVHSTDDLLDRAAEVELKYSQAVYSGGDSSVEAIGEALAALQRGQAVVADFHGSDAFSPSVAQFAVAIDARKLVLLHPADSMPAQGAIRAAGVNDSESPLILAAAKICDSGVPRVHILDGSLPAVLLDELFSNEGVGTMVYADSYRVVRPLREDDIVELLGMISRSVRNSTLVPRGYSDILANISDYSVMDIDGNVVGSVALHHYEGADMAEVACLYVKQAHEGLGYGIELVRHAEQQAQQAGAASVFALTNRAAKFFQQLDYRELPADQIPANRHEQLLASGRDSRVFAKVVSTP, encoded by the coding sequence GTGTCCTGGGGAGATGTTAGAGGTCTGCTGCAATACGTTCCGCAATTTCGCGGGAAGGTATTTGTCATCCTTGTCGATGCACCGGTGACCGCCCTAGCGGAAACGATGCTGGATCTACTCTCCTTGCAAAACATCGGGGTGCAGCTGGTCATCGGCAGCACCGTGCACAGCACTGATGATCTGCTCGATCGTGCCGCCGAGGTGGAGTTGAAATACAGCCAGGCGGTGTATTCCGGTGGCGACTCCAGTGTGGAGGCTATCGGCGAAGCGCTCGCCGCCCTGCAGCGAGGTCAGGCGGTCGTGGCTGATTTCCATGGTTCCGACGCATTCAGCCCATCCGTGGCGCAATTTGCGGTGGCCATTGATGCCCGCAAGTTGGTTCTGCTGCACCCGGCCGACAGCATGCCGGCGCAAGGCGCCATCCGGGCCGCAGGTGTGAACGATTCCGAAAGCCCATTGATCCTCGCCGCTGCCAAGATTTGTGACTCCGGAGTCCCCCGGGTGCATATCCTCGATGGCAGCCTGCCTGCGGTCTTGCTCGATGAGCTTTTCTCCAATGAGGGGGTGGGCACCATGGTTTATGCCGATAGCTACCGGGTAGTTCGTCCGCTGCGGGAGGACGACATCGTCGAGCTGCTGGGAATGATCAGCCGCTCGGTGCGCAACTCCACGTTGGTTCCGCGGGGCTACAGCGATATTTTAGCCAATATCTCCGATTACTCAGTGATGGATATCGATGGCAACGTGGTAGGCAGCGTGGCACTGCATCACTATGAGGGGGCGGATATGGCGGAAGTGGCCTGCCTTTACGTCAAACAGGCCCACGAGGGACTCGGTTACGGGATCGAACTGGTCCGCCATGCCGAACAACAGGCGCAGCAGGCAGGTGCCGCCTCGGTCTTCGCCTTGACCAACCGGGCGGCAAAATTTTTCCAACAATTGGACTACCGCGAGCTGCCGGCCGATCAGATCCCGGCCAACCGTCATGAGCAGCTGCTTGCCAGCGGGCGCGACTCGCGGGTG